The Pseudomonas fulva 12-X sequence GTCGGCTTCATGACCCTGGCCTTCTTCGGCAAAGGTCTCGGCGCCCTCGGCTGGGCCGTGGTCTCGGACACCTCGCCCAAGCAGATCGCCGGCCTGTCCGGCGGCCTGTTCAACACCTTCGGCAACATCGCCTCGATCACCACGCCCATCGTCATCGGTTACATCATCAGCGCCACCGGCTCGTTCAAGTGGGCACTGGTTTACGTTGGCGCCAACGCCCTGGTCGCGGTGTTCAGCTACCTGTTCATCGTCGGTCGCATTCAGCGTGTGGTGCTGAAGGATGAAAACGGCCAGGCGCTCGGCGAACAGGCTTCGCCCGCTCCGGCAACCTGACCGCTCGCGGCCTCGCCTGGCACCGGCAGGCGGGGCCATGACCGTCTTTTACAACAAGAAAAGGATTAGCCTCCATGGATCTCATTCAACATCAGAACTCTCCGCGCTATATCCGCCTGCATTCCGACGATAACGTCGGCGTGGTGGTCAACGAGCAGGGCGTTGCCGCGGGCGGTCAGTTCGCCGATGGCCTGCAGGCGCTGGAAGGCATTCCGCAAAGCCACAAGGTATCGCTGGTGGCGATCCCCGAAGGCGGCACCGTGGTGCGTTACGGCGAAGTGATCGGCTATGCGCTCAAGCCCATCGCCGCCGGCAGCTGGGTGACCGAGCAGGTGCTGCGCATGCCCGAGCCGCCGGTACTGGACAACCTGCCCAAGGCGACCATCAAGGCGCCAACGCCCGAACCGCTGGACGGCTACACCTTCGAAGGCTTCCGCAATGCCGACGGCACCGTCGGCACCCGTAACATTCTTGGCGTGACCACCACGGTGCAGTGCGTGGTCGGTGTGCTCGACCACTGCGTCGAGCGCGTGCGCAAGGAAATCCTGCCCAAGTACCCGAACGTCGACGACGTGGTGCCGCTGTCGCACAGCTACGGCTGTGGCGTGGCGATCAACGCGCCGGACGCCGTGGTGCCGATCCGCACGCTCTACAACATCAGCCGCAACCCCAACCTGGGTGGCCAGGCGCTGGTGATCAGCCTGGGCTGCGAGAAACTGCAGGCCAACCAGCTGATGGACGGTGACGCCCTGACCTGCGGCCAGAAAGAGGAAGAATGGCTGTTCCGCCTGCAGGATTCGGGCACCGGTTTCGCCGGCATGATCGAACAGATCATGGGCATGATCGAGGATCGCCTGAAGGTGCTCGATCAGCGTCGCCGCGAAACCGTTCCGGCTTCCGAGCTGGTGGTGGGCATGCAGTGCGGTGGCAGTGACGCCTTCTCCGGCATCACCGCCAACCCGGCGCTGGGCGTGGCGGCCGACCTGCTGGTACGGGCCGGCGCCACCGTGATGTTCTCCGAGAACACCGAGGTGCGTGACGGTATTCATCTGCTGACCCCGCGTGCCTCGACCGTCGAAGTGGCCGATGCGCTGATCCGCGAGATGGACTGGTACGACCGCTATCTCGAGCGTGGCATGGCCGATCGCAGTGCCAACACCACGCCGGGCAACAAGAAGGGCGGCCTCAACAACATCGTCGAGAAGGCCATGGGCTCTATCGCCAAGTCCGGCAACAGCCCGATCGTCGGCGTGGTCTCGCCCGGCGAGCGGATTCGCGGCAAGGGCCTGTGGTTCTGCGCCACCCCGGCCAGCGATTTCATCTGCGGCACCTTGCAGCTGGCCGCCGGCATGAACCTGCACATCTTCACCACCGGCCGCGGCACGCCCTACGGCCTGTCCATGGTGCCGGTGATCAAGGTGGCGACCCGCACCCAGCTGGCCGAACGCTGGCCGGATCTAATCGACGTCGACGCCGGGCAGATCACCTCCGGACGCATGACGCTCGATGAAATGGGCTGGCACATCTTCCAGCTGTATCTGGATATCGCCAGCGGCAAGAAACAGACCTGGGCCGAGAAGCATCGGCTGCACAACGATCTGGTGCTGTTCAATCCGGCTCCAGTCACCTGAGAACCCGCCCCAAGTCAGCTGCGCGTCGGCCCTGCGGCGTTAAAAACAGGCTCGGAAGCCGCTTGCGGCTAACGCGCTTTAGCGCGGCTCTGAAGGAGCGAGCGGAGCGAGTCATGCTCATGTACACCAGTACACTCCGCTTCCTCGCCTGTTTTTGCGGGGCCGCCTAGGCCTTGCAGGGCTCTAGCTCGCAAGACTTGAAGCGGGTTCTTTTCTGAAGATATCCCGAGCCGCCTCTCTTTCGCCCGTGTCGCGGCAGGTATCATCCGCACTTCGATATCCACGACAGGAGAGCTGCATGACTCGTCCCACCGTGCTTCAGGTCGGTCGTTTTCCGCCACGTTTCAATGAGCGCCTGCAGCGCGACTATCAACTGATCCGCCTGTGGGAGCAGAAGGAGTTTCTCGCCGAGCGCGGCGCCGAGATCGATATCGTCGTGACCTCGGCACGTTACGGCTGCACGGCCGAGCAACTGGCCCGGATGCCCAACCTCAAGGCCATCTGCAGTTTCGGCGTTGGCCATGATTCGATTGCCGTGGAAGAAGCCAAGGCCCGCGGCATCGCGATCAGCACTACGCCGGACGTGCTCAACGAGTGCGTGGCCGACACGGCCATTGGCCTGATCATCGATACTGCCCGGCAATTTTCCGCCTCCGACCAGCACGTGCGCCAGGGCAAATGGCTCAAGGGCCAGTACCCGCTGACCCGCAAGGTCAGCGGCAAGAGGCTGGGCATCGTCGGTTTCGGACGGATCGGCAAGGAAATCGCCAAGCGCGCTGCCGGTTTCGACATGGACATCCGCTACCACAATCGCCGGCCTGACCCGAGCACCGAGTACGGTTACGAGGCCGACCTCAAGGCACTGGCAAGTTGGGCCGACTTTCTGGTGCTGGCCTGCCCGGGTGGGGCCTCGACCCATCACCTGATCGACGCCGAAGTGCTCGCCGCCCTGGGCGCTGACGGCATTTTGGTCAATATCTCCCGCGGTAGCGTGGTGGACGAGCAGGCTCTGGTTACCGCGCTGCAGGCCGGCACGCTCGGCGGCGCGGGGCTGGATGTGTTCGAGGACGAGCCGCGGGTGCCCGAGGCATTGTTCGCCATGCCCAATGTGGTGCTGTTGCCCCACGTCGGCAGCGCCACCGAGGAAACCCGGCTGGCCATGGAGAACCTTGTGTTCGATAATCTCGACGCCTTTATCGAGCGTGGTGAGCTGATCACCCCGCTTTGAGAACATGTTCACGATCGGCTGCGCGTCGGCCCTGCGGTGTTAAAAACAGGCTCGGAATGCTCATGTACATCAGTACACACCGCTTCCTCGCCTGTTTTGCCTTGCAGGCCTCTAGCTCGCCAGATCGTGAGTACGTTCTGACCGAATAGGCGAGCCGCGCAAGCGGCTTTCGCTTATACGCGCCGGGCCACAAGCCCGACCGCGGTTTCTACCCTTGAGCGTCACCCGGTGCGCCACAAGCGCACCGGGCTCCTCGAATCTGCTTAGGCCCTGTCAGGTGGAATTGTCGCGCGCAGAGCGCGCTCCCACAGGATTTTGCCCGCCCGGTCGTTGCAACCAGATCCCGAGACCTGTCAGCCCAGCGTGGCCTCGCGCCGTGCAATGAACGCCATCATGGTCTGGTTGCCATCGAGGATGTCGGTGCAGATCGCCTGGCGTGCCGCGGCGCCGTCGCCTTTTTGCAGGGCGTGAAAGACTTCCCAGTGATGCTCGATGGCCATGCGTTCGTTGAAGTCGCCATAAGCCAGTGCGATCAGCGGACCGGTGCGCATCCACAGGCTGTCGAGCACGTCGCGCAGCAGCGGCATATCAGCGATTTCGGCCAGGGCGAAGTGAAAGGCCTGATTGAGCTTCAGCGCCGCGATCAGATCGCCGCCGTGCACCGCCTCCAGGTTGTCGCGGATATTGCGCTCGAGCATCTGCAACTGCTCGGGCGTGACCTTGGCCGCTGCAGTTTCTGCCGCCAGCCCCTCGAGCGCCAGGCGGATGCTGCGAATTTCTGCGTATTGCGCCTGGCTCAGCACCGGCACGCGGATGTCGCGCGGGGTTTTCAGAATCAGCGCCTTCTCTTTGGCCAGCTGCAGGATCGCATCGCGCACCGGTGTGACGCTGGTGCCCAATTGCTCGGCCAGGTCGCGGATGCGCAGCCGATCGTTTGGCTGGAAGCGACCGGTGATCAGGGCTTCACGCAGCAGCGCGTAAACGCCACTGCCCAGGTAGGTGTGGCTGAGACCTTCGATGGGGTATTTCATGGCGTGTCTTCCGTGGGCGCTGGCGCGGCGATTCTACCGCGCAGCGCTCATACGTGCTGGCCGCCGTTGACGTGAATTTCCGCGCCATTGACGTAAGTCGCCCCGGACGTGCAGAGAAAATACACCAGCGAGGCGACTTCCTCGGGTTTGCCCAGGCGATGCATGGGGATGTTGCGCTCGACGATCTGCTCGGTGCCGGAGGAGAGGATCGAGGTGTCGATTTCCCCTGGCGCGATGGCATTGACGCGCACGCCATGGCAGCCGAATTCATGGGCCATCTCGCGGGTCAGCGCCGCCAGCCCGGCCTTGGACGCTGCATAGGCGGAACCCGCGAATGGGTGAACCCGCGAGCCTGCGATGGAGGTGACGTTGATGATGCTGCCCTGGGCCGCTTTCAGTTCCTCGAACAGGCCGCGGGCGAGCAGGGCGGTGGAGAACAGGTTGACGTTGAATACCTTGGTCCAGGTGGCGTAGTCGCTGCCCAGCACGCCGAGGCGTGCGCCGTCCTCGCCCTTGGGCGATATGCCGGCGTTGTTGACCAGTGCATCCAGGCGCCCGCCGAGCTTTTCGCGGATCAGCGGCAGGCTCTCCTGCAAATGCTCGATGT is a genomic window containing:
- the garD gene encoding galactarate dehydratase; its protein translation is MDLIQHQNSPRYIRLHSDDNVGVVVNEQGVAAGGQFADGLQALEGIPQSHKVSLVAIPEGGTVVRYGEVIGYALKPIAAGSWVTEQVLRMPEPPVLDNLPKATIKAPTPEPLDGYTFEGFRNADGTVGTRNILGVTTTVQCVVGVLDHCVERVRKEILPKYPNVDDVVPLSHSYGCGVAINAPDAVVPIRTLYNISRNPNLGGQALVISLGCEKLQANQLMDGDALTCGQKEEEWLFRLQDSGTGFAGMIEQIMGMIEDRLKVLDQRRRETVPASELVVGMQCGGSDAFSGITANPALGVAADLLVRAGATVMFSENTEVRDGIHLLTPRASTVEVADALIREMDWYDRYLERGMADRSANTTPGNKKGGLNNIVEKAMGSIAKSGNSPIVGVVSPGERIRGKGLWFCATPASDFICGTLQLAAGMNLHIFTTGRGTPYGLSMVPVIKVATRTQLAERWPDLIDVDAGQITSGRMTLDEMGWHIFQLYLDIASGKKQTWAEKHRLHNDLVLFNPAPVT
- a CDS encoding 2-hydroxyacid dehydrogenase, whose amino-acid sequence is MTRPTVLQVGRFPPRFNERLQRDYQLIRLWEQKEFLAERGAEIDIVVTSARYGCTAEQLARMPNLKAICSFGVGHDSIAVEEAKARGIAISTTPDVLNECVADTAIGLIIDTARQFSASDQHVRQGKWLKGQYPLTRKVSGKRLGIVGFGRIGKEIAKRAAGFDMDIRYHNRRPDPSTEYGYEADLKALASWADFLVLACPGGASTHHLIDAEVLAALGADGILVNISRGSVVDEQALVTALQAGTLGGAGLDVFEDEPRVPEALFAMPNVVLLPHVGSATEETRLAMENLVFDNLDAFIERGELITPL
- a CDS encoding GntR family transcriptional regulator, whose amino-acid sequence is MKYPIEGLSHTYLGSGVYALLREALITGRFQPNDRLRIRDLAEQLGTSVTPVRDAILQLAKEKALILKTPRDIRVPVLSQAQYAEIRSIRLALEGLAAETAAAKVTPEQLQMLERNIRDNLEAVHGGDLIAALKLNQAFHFALAEIADMPLLRDVLDSLWMRTGPLIALAYGDFNERMAIEHHWEVFHALQKGDGAAARQAICTDILDGNQTMMAFIARREATLG
- a CDS encoding SDR family NAD(P)-dependent oxidoreductase, with protein sequence MSDQKTLLLTGASRGIGHATVKHFHAAGWRVFTASRHDWVAECPWAEGKLNHIHLDLEDIEHLQESLPLIREKLGGRLDALVNNAGISPKGEDGARLGVLGSDYATWTKVFNVNLFSTALLARGLFEELKAAQGSIINVTSIAGSRVHPFAGSAYAASKAGLAALTREMAHEFGCHGVRVNAIAPGEIDTSILSSGTEQIVERNIPMHRLGKPEEVASLVYFLCTSGATYVNGAEIHVNGGQHV